A section of the Lampris incognitus isolate fLamInc1 chromosome 8, fLamInc1.hap2, whole genome shotgun sequence genome encodes:
- the LOC130117197 gene encoding cytochrome c oxidase subunit 7B, mitochondrial — protein MFRFVKAAVNVTGPAARQVRHSSTAPPNFHAKYGTGLLVGGMAFCTAVWSYVITQTGITWNLSPVGKVMPKEWKEAEE, from the exons ATGTTTCGATTTGTTAAAGCTGCTGTGAACGTCACCG GTCCGGCTGCACGCCAGGTGAGGCACAGCTCCACGGCCCCCCCAAACTTCCACGCCAAGTACGGCACCGGCCTTCTCGTTGGTGGAATGGCCTTCTGCACAGCTGTGTGGTCATAT GTTATCACTCAGACTGGTATCACCTGGAACCTGTCGCCAGTTGGAAAGGTCATGCCCAAAGAATggaaggaggctgaggagtga
- the birc2 gene encoding baculoviral IAP repeat-containing protein 2: protein METLVQLKNNQFLMGLCRNGPPPDLQYDNSSELFRISTFARFPASGVTERSLARAGWFYTGVGDRVQCFRCNVTAEGWQAGDCPTEKHRQLSPSCSFIQSLPSSANLVSSSHSAFSPLRSAPVIPLSGPGPAPVPGPNPPAVSQGDEAVGYLNIGFSAPPPSSPLSSRGVEDMSHQRPPTCHNPSMRREQDRLESFHSWTLTIITPAELAKAGFYFLGQGDRVACFSCGGQLSNWEPGDRAVSEHQRHYPNCRFVRGDRADNVSLAGGAGAGSVLGSAAATGGSQLSGAAPALSNVSNPAMQQSEERLLTFVHWPSRIPVRPEQLAKAGFYYVGRNDDVKCFCCDGGLRCWESGDDPWVEHAKWFPRCEYLLQEKGQDFVQQIQARFPRLFEQLLTNGDSSSREFVDPPVVHLGPGEDRSEDAVMMNTPVIKSALEMGFERSLVKQTVQSKILTSGENYKTVQELVSDLLSAEDQKREEEREMLAEAMASDGFTFLKRHRVALIQRLKSVESVMDHLREQNVINAEEYSELQAQTSTQLQTARLIDLVLNKGNAAAELFRNWIQKNDVFLLRDLMAQGNEAVSPSQDLSDLPMEEQLRRLQEERTCKVCMDKEVNIVFIPCGHLVVCKECAPSLRKCPICRGLVKGTVRTFLS from the exons ATGGAGACTCTTGTTCAACTCAAAAACAACCAGTTTCTGATGGGCCTGTGTCGCAATGGCCCTCCACCGGATCTGCAGTACGACAACTCCTCAG AGCTTTTTcgcatttccaccttcgctcgcTTCCCAGCCTCGGGAGTCACCGAGCGGAGCCTGGCGAGGGCAGGATGGTTCTACACCGGCGTGGGCGATCGAGTGCAGTGTTTCAGGTGTAACGTGACGGCGGAGGGCTGGCAAGCTGGGGATTGCCCcacagagaaacacagacagctCTCTCCGTCATGCTCCTTCATCCAGAGCCTCCCGTCTTCTGCCAACCTGGTCTCCTCCTCTCACTCCGCCTTCTCCCCGCTTCGCAGCGCCCCTGTTATCCCG CTTTCAGGTCCAGGCCCGGCTCCAGTCCCCGGCCCTAACCCTCCTGCAGTTAGCCAAGGGGACGAGGCAGTGGGCTATCTGAACATAGGATTCTCTGCTCCACCACCGTCCAGCCCGCTCAGTTCACGTGGTGTTGAAGACATGTCTCACCAGAGACCGCCGACATGCCACAACCCCAGCATGCGGCGTGAACAAGACCGCCTGGAGTCCTTCCACTCCTGGACTCTAACGATCATCACCCCTGCTGAGCTAGCCAAGGCCGGCTTCTACTTCCTGGGCCAGGGGGACCGAGTGGCATGCTTCAGCTGCGGAGGACAG CTTAGTAACTGGGAGCCAGGTGACCGAGCTGTGTCAGAGCACCAGAGGCATTATCCAAATTGCCGATTCGTCCGAGGGGACAGAGCGGACAACGTCTCCTTGGCCGGAGGTGCCGGTGCCGGTTCTGTGTTGGGGTCAGCTGCTGCCACAGGGGGCTCTCAGCTGTCAGGGGCTGCACCAGCCCTCAGTAACGTGTCCAATCCAGCCATGCAGCAAAGTGAAGAGAGGCTGCTCACCTTTGTCCACTGGCCTTCACGTATTCCTGTCCGTCCTGAACAGCTTGCCAAAGCAGGCTTCTACTATGTAG GTCGTAATGATGACGTGAAGTGCTTCTGCTGTGACGGAGGTTTGCGGTGCTGGGAGTCTGGAGATGATCCTTGGGTGGAACATGCTAAATGGTTTCCAAG GTGTGAATACTTGCTTCAGGAGAAGGGACAGGACTTTGTCCAGCAGATCCAGGCTCGCTTTCCACGGCTGTTTGAGCAG CTTTTAACAAATGGAGACAGCAGCTCGAGGGAATTTGTGGACCCACCAG TTGTCCATCTAGGCCCTGGAGAGGACCGCTCCGAGGACGCAGTGATGATGAACACCCCAGTCATTAAGTCAGCTTTGGAAATGGGCTTCGAGCGCAGTTTGGTCAAGCAGACGGTCCAGAGCAAAATCCTGACCAGTGGAGAGAACTATAAGACGGTCCAGGAGCTGGTTTCAGACCTGCTGAGCGCTGAGGACCAGAAGAGGGAAGAGGAACGAGAGATGCTGGCAGAGGCGATGGCGTCTG ATGGTTTTACTTTTCTGAAAAGACATCGGGTAGCACTGATTCAGCGTCTGAAGAGCGTTGAGTCGGTGATGGACCACTTGAGAGAACAAAACGTGATAA ATGCTGAGGAGTACTCGGAGCTGCAGGCGCAGACGTCCACCCAGTTGCAAACGGCCAGGCTCATAGACCTGGTCCTCAACAAGGGCAACGCCGCAGCAGAGCTCTTCAGGAACTGGATCCAGAAAAATGACGTTTTCCTGCTCAGAGATCTAATGG CACAGGGAAATGAAGCTGTATCACCAAGTCAAGATCTATCAG ATCTGCCCATGGAGGAGCAGCTGCGTCGCCTGCAGGAGGAGCGCACCTGTAAGGTGTGTATGGACAAAGAAGTCAACATTGTCTTCATCCCGTGTGGACACTTGGTGGTGTGTAAAGAGTGCGCCCCCTCCCTGCGAAAGTGCCCCATCTGCAGGGGCCTAGTCAAGGGCACAGTCCGAACCTTCCTCTCTTAA